Genomic segment of Microcebus murinus isolate Inina chromosome 14, M.murinus_Inina_mat1.0, whole genome shotgun sequence:
ACTCAATGAAGTAATTAAgatggatatttaaaaatgtcttgaaacatttgaaaatagaaatacaatataccaaaacCTATAGGATACATaaaaagcagtactgagagggaaatttatagcattaaacacctccatcaaaaaagtagaaagatttcaaataaaccaCCTAATAATGCACCtccaggaactagaaaagcaagaaaaaaatccaaaattagtagaaagaaagagataataaagatcagagcagacaTAGACAAAATGGagacttgggggaaaaaagtacaaaagatAAATGGtatgaaaagttgtttttttgaaaaaataaacaaaatctacaaaccattagctagactaagaaaaaagagaggagatccaagtaaataaaatcagaaatgaaaaggagatattacaactaacatcacagaaatacaaagggccattagagactattatgaattATATTCCAGCAAATTTATCCTAGAGAagatggataaattcctagacacacaCAGCTTACTAAGATTGAACTAGGAAGATATAGAACAGATCAATAAGGACCAAGATTGACTCTgcaataaaaagtctcccaaaaaagaaaagttgaggacaagatggcttcactgctgaattctaccaaacttttcaagaagacataacacCAAGtattctcaaactattccaaaaagttAAGGGGAAGGAGTTCTTTCAAAGTCATTCCACAAagccagcattatcctgataccaaaaccagataaggactcaacaacaacaaaaaaagaaaactacaagccaatatGCCTGATGAACGTAAGTatgaaaatcctcaacaaaataccagctaACCAGATCCAACAGTACCTCAAAAAGATGATGCACCATGATTAAGTAGTatttatcccagggatacaaggatgattcaacatatgcagaTCAATAAATGTGAAGCATTACATGaacagaatgaaggagaaaaccCATATGAGTtactcaatagatgcagaaaaagtatttgacaaaattcaacatcccttcatgatgaAAACTGTCAACAAATTAGGTGCAGGAGGAACATATTCAACACTATTGTGTTGCAGGACCTGCAGTGCGTTTACCTGGCCCTCTGCCCAGGAGCCCCCCGGGCTCGGCTGCAGGCTtcagaggtggggctgggaggtcTGGGGGCTCAGTGGTGAGCCAGGTTGCACGCAGGGCAGTCGGTTTGCTCCTGCTCAACCTGACCACACTCAGCGGGAGCTGCAGACTCTATCCCTTCTGGAAACAAACCAGGAAGCAAATGGACCCCCATGAGTGCCTGGGTGAGGGCTCTCATCTTCCACCAAGGACTCGTGTTAGGGGCAGGGTGGGTGCCCTCAGCCAGTGGGAGATTTCCCTTCTTACAGACCTCGAGCTTCTCTTTAGCAGGCTCTGTGCTCCCCTCAAGGGTCCTAAGTGTTCCTCCAGCCTGAGTGTGCTGTGGGGAAATGAGCTGTGTACATGAGACGCtgcttcctgccttccctccctggaGTAGGGGCCCTTGCGACAGGGGCCTCTCCAGGGTGGCAGGAAGCCTGGCCGCCCACATCCCTATAAATGGTGCTGTCCACCTTGCCACTCTGACGTGGAGGCAGAGGCCCGCGTAGCCTGGGGGCTCTGTGTGAGGGTGAGTGTGGCCCCATCCCCTGGTCTTCTCCAGCGCCCTGGGGGTCGCAGGCAGTGAGAACCAGCCCGGCAGCCACGGCCCTAACTgcggcctgggctggggaggagggggcctccccctgccccctgggAGGGGTTGCGCAGCATCGTACATGTGGGTGCAGGAAGACAGACTTGCAAATATCCTTATACTGTGTTCCCTGGCCAGGTCCAGTCCCACGGGGGTCAGCAAGGCCTGCGTGGGGAGTGACAGAATAGCCCCccaaggagaagggggaggggctcCCCATGACTGACCACCTTGAGGCTGTGGGTCCTGTCCACGCCTTTTTATTCTCAGGTCCGTGATCCCTTAGAACCTGAAAAGAGGGTCACTGAGAGTAGGAGGGACAGACAGAGTCGTGAGTGACCACATCCCTTCTCCTAACagcctgggggggaggggacagctcAGGGTTGTCTCGAGAGCACAGAAGACTCAGCTGAAGTCAGAGAGGTGGAGCGAGTTCCCGGGCCTCACAGGGAGGCACTAACAGAGAAGAGGCTCCCTTAGAACCCAGGCCCTCTGACCCCCAGAGCCCCTTACTCACCCCTCCTCACCTGCGGGGGCCACACCGCCTCACGCCTGAGCGAGAGGGCATGAGACCTGCTGGATACCAGATGATGCTGGGAATTCTCGTGGGGAGTCTGGGTCTTCCCCGCACTCCCGTCCAGGCCTGCCCTGGCTCTCTGCCCTGCTCCTGGGTCCCGACAAAACACAGAGGGACAGACACTGCAAGTGCTGCAGGTGGGCTGACGGCCTCAACCCTGCAGGAGAAGCGGCAGGAGCCGAGCCATGCTGCTGTGCCCGCTGGCCCTCACCCTCGCCTTGGTGGCCGTTTCCAGCACTGTGAGTGATGTGAAGGATGTTTGTGTCGGAAGCCCCGGTGTCCCCGGCATTCCTGGATCCCACGGCCTGCCGGGCAGAGACGGGAGAGATGGTGTCAAAGGAGACCCTGGACCTCCAGGTATGTGTTGGAGACCCCACGCTCAGCCAAGGGACAGAGATCTATTTTCAGGAGGCCCGTCTGTCCAGGACTCTAGGCTGGGTCCAAGAGTCTGCTGGGCAGGACAGGGTGGGAGTTTCCTGGGGCCCTTAGGTTGGAGCACCCTGAGGAGTCCATCTTCAAAGTGCCCACAGAGCTACAGGTGAGTCAGCCCAGGTGACAATGGAGATCTAGTCTCACTAGCCCCAACCCAGTCTTGGGTGACAGATCCCACACATCCCTGTCTCCTTCTCTCTGCAGGTCCCATGGGCCCCCCTGGAGGAATGCCAGGTCTCCCTGGGCGTGATGGGCTGACCGGAGCCCCTGGTGTCGCTGGAGAGCGTGGAGAAAAGGGGGAGCCTGGCGCCAGGGGCCCTCCAGGTGAGCAGGTCCCCCAGGGCATACGGCTCAATCCAAGTCAGAGAATATGAGGTTGAGGAGAGGAATCAGAGGTGTCTGGGTGGGGTGATCACAATTCAGGGATGGACAAGTACACAAAGTGCTCCGTGCATCATGACTGCGGCTGGGCAGACACCGGGCCAGGTGTGGGAAGAGGCCAGCCCTGTGGCAGGGGCACTTCCTGGGACTGAGGCACCGGGGCCATTCTGAAAGGTGCACAGCGTTTGGTGGATCAGGGATCCAGGCAGATGAGCGATCAGGAGCCCACACGCAGAGGAGAGCTGCACAGCTCTGAGCAGTGACCCAGGTCCATCCGGAGAGCGCAGAGACAACCATATTTGCCCTtggtggagggtgggggcagggcctggccagaAAGCCAGGAATCCCTGCAGAGGGGGACAGACAGCCATGCAGGGGACGTATCCGGAAAGAGGAGCCAGGAGGGACGGAGCAGCTGCAAAGCTGCCTTAAAGGATGGGGGTGTAGGGAGTGTGGAAGCACACTCCAGCCCCGTGGACCCTTTTACCCTGGGGCCTAGGCAGTGGGTATGGACAAATAAAGGACAGAATTCCAGCTTGCAGCTGGCAAAACCCCTGCTCGACAGCCGGTGGGATCTGTGATGGCTTGGCCTTCCTCCGGGGCGGGGTCTCTCCACAGGGCTTCCAGCCTATCTGGATGAGGAGCTCCAAACCACACTCCAGGACCTCAGACATCAAATCCTGCGGTCAGTGGGAGGTAAGGGGACCCCCTGGGGCCTCATGGGGAAGGGGTCTCCCACAAGGGCCCCTCATCCTCAGCACCAGCCTTGGAACTTAGAGACCTAACCGACTAGTATGGGCATGCAGGTGCCAGGGAACGGAATGatgctttccttttcttacatCTTTGAACGGCCCAGAGGAGACCAGCAAATAAGATGATGGGCTCCTGATGTCCTAGGAAAGCAAGTTCCCTGTCCATCTTGCTTTCTATTGAATTCAGGGCGTTGCACCGTTTCTGGCGATAGTAACTGTTAAATGGGTGCTTGAATGGATGAGAGAGCACAGAGGGGAAATTAGAAGCTAGCATTGGAGGAGGCaagacagagagaagcagagatggagagagggagcGAGCCTGATGGCCAAGAGCCCAAATGAGGGAGATGGACGCAGGGACAGAGGTCAGTGGGCTGAGCCAGACCCTCTGCTCTTAGTCCTCACTTTGCAGGGCACCGTGCTGGCAGTGGGAGAGAAGATCTTCTCCACCAATGGGCAGGCGGTCAATTTTGATGCCATTAGAGAGTCATGTGCCAGAGCAGGCGGCCACATTGCTGTCCCCAGGAGTCCGGAGGAAAACGAGGCCATTGCAAGCATCGTGAAGAAGCACAACACATATGCCTACCTGGGCCTGGCCGAGGGCCCCACCCCTGGGGACTTCCGCTACCTGAACGGGGCCCCTGTCAACTATTCCAACTGGTACCCAGGGGAGCCCAGGGGTCGGGGCAAGGAGAAGTGCGTGGAGATGTACACAGACGGGCAGTGGAATGACAAGAACTGCCTGCAGTACCGACTGGCCATCTGTGAGTTCTGAGAGGCACTTGGGCCCCAGGACAGAGGATCCTGCCTTGCTTCAGCCTCCATCCTGAGGGTCTGCATGGTCTATGAGATGCTATAACTCCTTTCCAACAGAATGTATCTGCAGCTGTTAGAGCGGGAGGCATCCTTAGCCTCTGCATTCCCCAGACGTGCCCTGACTCTTCCCCAATAATCGCTGATCAGCCTCGACACTCTCCTCAGCTCTGCACTCAAGGGAACCACTCCTAACTTTGGCCCTTGGCGTGACATGGAGACCTCCTTCTCCCTCATCCTGTCCAGTTCCGTCATTTACAGCTGGCAGCAGTGAGGTCCCAGGATGGAAGGACCTTCCAAATCACACATGCCTGACTCCCTCTGCAGCCCACCTCCTGCCCAGTCCCCTCCAGAATGAGCAGTCGTGGGCAAGTGCAATGACAAAGATAGGCAGGTTCATGGGGAATTCCAAATGTGGGGAGCTCAGGACACATTCGAGATTATCTGGCACTCTGAGGTCTCTGGGGCATGCCTGGTCAGCTCTCCATGAGGTCAGAGCGCCAGGAGGTGCCCCAGCGTGGTGGTGGCCAACCCAACCCTAGTGAATGACATGTAGGATTCACTTCTCTGAATCTTTGGATGCCAACTCAGCCCCCAGGCGTAAAATCAGCCAGCCTAGGCCTCTAGGGAAGAGCTCTCCACCCCAAACATAACCCAAGTGACTTTCTGCTGCTGGACATATCCGTGCACCGCTTCAGGCCTTGGTAGGACGTTCATACCACTCACCACACCACTGGCTCTGTCTTCTcctttcattaattcattcaatcagATATTCCATTAAGATTAACTGTGTGCCAGGTCTTAGGCTGTCTCTTGGGGTGGACAAGGTACCCTGTGACTCTTGGGGACATGTATTTTCCCTGAGCCTATTTCTTtacctgcaaaatgaggataaagtGCTGGTCACTGCTACAATTATTACCGTCCCTCCAACTACCAAAATTATTAGCATAACTGTTACTACCAACAgaaactatttattgagcacatactatgtaccaagcacttTGACAACCACTTCTAACACATCctattaaacattatttaatcATTACACGATGTCATGGGACcggtgtttttttccccatttttttataTGAGGCTACTGAAGTTTAGAGACGTTAAATGCTTTGAGTATTTACAAAGAGCAAGTGGCACAGGCTGGCTCTATCATCTGCCTGGACCTGAAACTCACGCTCCTAACCACTCCACCCTTGAAATGAACAAAGATGATTTCAGTGTAATAAATCATACATGTGCTAATATTAGAGTCCATTGCTTtttattccaagaaaaaaaatatcacatttctgtgttttttataaatCAGATTAACTCTGGCTCTCAGGCCCCACCGGCCTGAAGAATGGAAAATTCAACCTGCGGATGTGCTTGCTTTGTTTGGTGGGAGGGGCGACCTGCTGTCCTCCTTCGTATCGCACAGTGGGCCGAGGAGCTGCAGAAAACATTTGGCGGAACATCTGGGCATCAGTGTACATGGCTGGTGTTAAGATAACTCCTGGTCTGAATCCTCATGGTCCATTTGTCGGTGATGATATCACACCTGCTGTCCCCTCCTCAGCCTCGTGGATGTTTTCCACAGCCCAACAGTGGTGGTGGCACTCAGGGCCTTGGTGAAGCACCCCAGTCTCAGGTCTGCACAGAGTGGGACTGTTCCCCACACCCCCAGGGCTGCATAGGAATGGGACCACATCTCTACTCGCTTGAGGAGGCAACCACAGGTGTGCCCCATCTCCAGAAATGCTGccaatcctcccaccttcacACCTTTGAATGCTCTCCCCATCCGTGGCATTTACTGCTTTTCTTGGGCAAAAGGAAGCTCTGGATCAAAACCCACAGAACCGAATGGGATGAGGGGAACTGTTTCTCATTCTTTCacgaatattaatttttaatctgaTTATCCTGCCACATGTGCTTAGGACCCAAAACACAAATTATTGAGCCTTCCTCCCAACTTCCCCCCAAAACAAGGAGAAACATACACACGTGTTCCTTGACTTACCATGGGGATGTGTCCCAATAAACACatagtaagttgaaaatatcataaattgaaaatgcatttaatgcagCTAACCTCCTAAACATTATAGCTTAAtctagcctaccttaaacgtgctcagaacacttacattagcctacattTGGGCAagatcatctaacacaaagcctattttataataaagtgttgaatatcttgTGTAATTCATTGAATACTGTAGTGACGGTGAATGAATTATTGTATGGGCACTTGAAGTGCAGTTTTCACTGAATGAGTATCACTTTACAATCATCGTAAAGtcgaaaaattttaagttaaatcaTCATAAGTCAGGGACACTCTGCATTCCCTACTTTAATACATGAATAGTTTAAGCTTCTGAAAATTGAtgttttctcatctctctctctctctctctctctctctctctctctttttttttttggaaatggtctcattctgtctcccaggctggagtacagtaccatgatcatagctcactgttcCCTTGAGTttctgggctcaattgatcctcccatcttagcttCCCAAGCAACTGGAgctataggcatgagctaccacgcccaactaatgtttaaattttttgtaaagatgaggtctcgctatgttgcccccactggcctcaagccatcctcctgcctcagcctcccaaagtgctgggattataggcatgagccactgtacctggccccaTTTCTtggtatgtttatttttactaaCTTTATGGTTTTATTGGCTATTgtcactatatttttttttatttcagcatattacaaggggtacaaatgtttaggttacatatattgtctttggcCCACcttagtcagagcttcaagtgtgtccatcccccagatggtgtgcactgcacccattaggtgagaatatactcatcccttcttccctccaccacctgcctgacacccagtgaatattactactaaatgtgcacataagtgttgatcagttaataccaatttgctggtgagtacatgcggtgcttgttttaccattcttgggatacttcacttagtagaatgggttccaactctattcAAGATAATACGAGAGGTGCTAgataaccattgttttttgtggctgagtagaactccatggtgtacatatatcacattttattaatttactcatgtcttgatgggcacttgggttgtttccaaatatttgcaattgtgaattgtgctgctataaacattcaagtgcaggtgtcttttttacagaatgtcttgctttcctttgggtagatgcccagtaatgggattcctggatcaaatggtagttctacttttagctcattgaggtatctccatattgctttccacggagtGCCAGGCACTCTACTTGTACTAATTCATGTAATCCTCATTAACCCTAATCTATAAATGCCTTTATTCTCCCAAATTTACAAATAAGAATATTGAGACTCATAGAGATCAAAGTGATTTGCCAGAGATCATGCAGCCAATTCAGGAAGTCAGATTCCAGAGACTGTACTATCAACCGTGGATGTCCTACTGAACTTTAACAGCGAATTCTTATATTGTATTTTGCATCTGTACTTATAAATTCATATAAAGTGTCTGAGTTCCCTTCTTTTGTTCTGTCCTTATCCATTCTGATTTACATGTTTAGTTAATCATTCTAATTACTATTTTGGATACAAGCCATTCATATGATGGAGAAATTATCTCTtttctgaagattaaataaaattcaccttaaaacctttttttaatgGGGGGATGgttaataatttccattttatgattAATGATATATCAGTCATTTTAGCACTTCTTAGGCCCACATAAGtacttctgaatatttttctaatattatctattttatctagttttcaaatatattgctACAACGTCAACTGTGCATAACGTAACTTTATAATGTCCATACCGTCTATATTATCGTAatattccctttcccttcctgatttatttatttcctatacCTTTTCTACTAATCGTCGATTTTGTTCAGTCAGCTAACACAACACTAAATCTCCATCTCAGGTGTCTAcaacaaacattttcatttcttgctCTGGCACTTCCAGTTTGCTGAGCTTTGGCTGGTCttggctgagctgggctggactCCGCTCTGGTTGGCTGGACTGTAGGCTTTCCGATGGGTTAATATCATTTAATTATCCTGATATTAGTCACTACCGGGGACCCATTCTTCCCACGATTGGGAAAGAAACACAAAGGCCACGTGAAACCTGTAAGCGCGTTGAAAGCTGTTGCTCCCTCTGTATCTGCCCCCGTCACGTGGCCCAGCCGAACACCAAAGGGCCTAGAGTGTTTACTCCACATACTCCAGTGGGGGCCTCTGGAAAGTACCATGGCCAAGGGCGTGGATAGCTAACTTTCGAACAAGGAGGAAGCAAACAATTGGAAATAATCCAAACGACCGTAGTCATAGTTCCCAAATTTGTGTGTTTTGCAAAGAACTagtttttgattttattattagctCTAAAGTTACTTccttagtttatttaatttttatttattccttagtTATACCTTCCTTTTAAATGGATATCGATTTATCAGTCATATAGAGCCTACGGTGTCTGGAGGACTATTTCTGAGACTCGTTTCTGTCAACTCTCACTCTGCTTGTTTCCTGCTATGTTTGGTGATTGTCACAAGGTGAACTCGGATTCCCCTGATCTCCATCTGAGAAAATCCTGCGGTGCCTGGGTTACGGCTAAGGTTCTGCATTGTTTTCATGTCTCCATGAGGCACCACGTTGTGACGCACTGGAACATTCTAAACAATTTTTCATCTTGGCTTAAGTGgcaaaattcaataataataatagtagtagtagtagcataAACTCAACCCCCAGATCTGTGAAAGGATAGATCTACGGGTAGATGTCCTTAAAGGGAGAGTCTTTTTCCCCACCAGAATCAAAGCTTTCTTGTTCCTTTGCTCACAGGTGTCTGTCCCTTCCACCTGTCCCCTCGCCCCTCCGCCCACCAAACCACAGTTTCTCCAAGTCTGTAGCACATGTAGGGTCCTGGTTTTATGTAAATTTCTCAGTTTCGAATTCCCACCTTTCTGGGAGGTCTGCTTATGTCCTGTGTGAATTGAATGTCCCTTGTCCTCTGGCCCTGTGGGCCCTTCAGAGCTGTGTCCATGGCACCAGGAAACAAGCTCTGAGAGGGATCTTCATTACAGTGGGGTAATGTTGGTGCCTGTTGGTGCCTGGCAGGCTCCCTGTGACGGGAGTGAGCAGGGCTGCAGAGCAGGACATGATGACATGAGTGTGCAGGGCTGATGACCCTTGAGAAGCCAAAATGCCAGTCACAAGACAGAGTCAAAGGGAAGCGGCCCAGCCCCATGCCCCACCAGGGAAAAAGCAAACCTCTCGAGTTGTTGAGATAAAGACTGAGTGTGAGTTTGGGGAAAGGCAGGCATCAAAGGTCACACCAGGGACTTGGGCCACTTGATCAGGCTCTGGCGATAAGAACTGGACACTCCTGGAAGCCCAGGCCTGGAGGAGCCACAGACTGGTCTGGCGTCTGTTCAAGGTCTCTGCTCTTctcctcactctgtcaccagatCCCACCCATGTGCACAGCCCAGGGGTGCACCCTGGGGGCAAGGAGGTCTTGAATACAGCTGTCACTCTAGGAAAGTAAAATCACCGGTAAAGTGGGCACAGAGGTTAGCCCCGGCCAGCGAGATGTCAAGAGGCTGGCTTTGAGGACGCGGTGCTGGAGGATCCATTTGTTCTATAGGTCTCTACCGAGCATCAGCTGTTTCCGGGCACTCTTCTCTAGGTGTGGGAACAAGACCCTGTTCTCATGACGTTCTTGTTCCACCGGGGTGGGGTGGCAAATCATTACGCaaccaaataaacaaagcaaTTTCACATAGAGATAAATAATATGCAGAACATCAGAACAGAGGAGTATAACTCAGTGACAGACTGGCTACTTAAATGGTTAGGAAAACCCTTCCTCCAGAGATCATATTTAAGCTGAAATCCGAATGGCAACAAATAACTATACAAAGACAGAAATGTCAGGGCAGAGAGAGCAACTGGTACAAACGCCCACATTCAGCTTTGAATGTAAGTTATAAATACTCCTCCCCCTTGCGCCTAGCCCTGTGACATGCCCAAAGAAGACATTTGACAAATGCTCTGAATGAGAAAGGAGGAATGAGCTGACACAGTGTTGTAGGACTTTCCTAAACGAAGCACAAACAGAACTAGTTGGAACAACTGAtacaaaggtgtgtgtgtgtgtgtgtgtgtgtgtatgcacgtgGGTGTTTGCCCTGTGGAATGTCTATGCGTGTTTTTTCTGAAATAAGTATCTAGAGAAAGCTATCCTGAGAACCTGAGATTTTAGAGGCTCAGAGGTGCTAAGCCATAGAGAGGATACCTGGGAAGGGGCAGGCAAAGGAGGGCGATTAGGGCATTGCAGGAGACAGCTACCTGGTGCTGTGCTGGAGGTCACACCAGCAGCCCTGGAGAGCTTCCCAGTACACGGCAGCTCTAAGGGTGGTTGTTTATTAATCTGGGGTTGAAGGCCAGTCCAGTGCTGTCCCTGGCCACCAGGCTAACTGGGCCTGACCTCGCCGAGGCATCTGCCAGCTCCCCAGCCACTGCTTCCAAGCTCTGCAGAAGCCCTAGTAAGTCATTTCTGGAGGAGAGAGGTTGGGTTCTGGGCAGGGCTGACCTCTTGACTTGATTCTGGTGAGTTCCAGGCATGGGCTTTAATAGGGTCGTCAGGCCCACCTGGGGCCTCTGTCTCTATGAGACCTGGGGCATCTGTGTCCTTCCTGGATCCACTTGACCA
This window contains:
- the LOC105870139 gene encoding pulmonary surfactant-associated protein A; the protein is MLLCPLALTLALVAVSSTVSDVKDVCVGSPGVPGIPGSHGLPGRDGRDGVKGDPGPPGPMGPPGGMPGLPGRDGLTGAPGVAGERGEKGEPGARGPPGLPAYLDEELQTTLQDLRHQILRSVGVLTLQGTVLAVGEKIFSTNGQAVNFDAIRESCARAGGHIAVPRSPEENEAIASIVKKHNTYAYLGLAEGPTPGDFRYLNGAPVNYSNWYPGEPRGRGKEKCVEMYTDGQWNDKNCLQYRLAICEF